One window of the Zea mays cultivar B73 chromosome 3, Zm-B73-REFERENCE-NAM-5.0, whole genome shotgun sequence genome contains the following:
- the LOC103651041 gene encoding uncharacterized protein, with translation MFRQSSPSYSDALMHHHAASFSAAALSVTVPAQIPRGGAAAGGYLDGNVGAFSSPPSSCYSSSFPSSYYNSIQRSISSHSLPMRLQLADVSLGGSSGFYSPSSPSTHQLPLQPLSSSPSSSAGELFEFTSSCPVRRVFSTGDLQGMNGSSPPRPVPSADGCGQEGGGPFSPKVGRYSAEERKERIERYRVKRHQRNFNKKITYACRKTLADSRPRVKGRFARNGETDTEAEEREASDNSYGYDYGCGHNELSNGNGNTTYSAGSCYDGHNSNRLNGDNGEWWWRAPVAAAVAAAADDEAQRQRQIVGFDEDEELWASLGDMLSVNLAS, from the exons ATGTTCCGCCAATCCTCCCCCTCCTACAGCGACGCCCTCATGCACCACCACGCCGCGAGCTTCTCCGCCGCCGCGCTGTCCGTCACCGTCCCGGCCCAGAtcccccgcggcggcgcggcggccggcGGGTACCTCGACGGCAATGTTGGCGCCTtctcgtcgccgccgtcgtccTGCTACTCGTCCTCGTTCCCGTCGTCGTACTACAACAGCATCCAGAGGAGCATCAGCTCGCACTCGCTCCCGATGCGCCTCCAGCTGGCCGACGTGTCCCTCGGCGGCAGTAGCGGCTTCTACTCGCCGTCTTCGCCGTCCACGCACCAGCTGCCTCTGCAGCCGCTCTCGTCCTCCCCGTCCTCCTCCGCCGGCGAACTCTTCGAGTTCACCTCGTCATGCCCCGTCCGCCGCGTCTTCAGCACCGGCGATCTCCAG GGGATGAACGGGTCGTCGCCGCCGCGCCCGGTGCCGTCAGCCGACGGCTGCGGCCAAGAGGGTGGCGGGCCGTTCTCACCCAAGGTCGGCCGCTACAGCGCCGAGGAGAGGAAAGAGAGGATCGAGCGCTACCGTGTCAAACGGCACCAGAGAAACTTCAACAAGAAGATCACT TACGCCTGCAGGAAGACGCTGGCGGACAGCCGCCCGCGGGTGAAGGGCCGGTTCGCGAGGAACGGCGAGACCGACACGGAGGCCGAGGAACGCGAGGCGTCCGACAACAGCTACGGCTACGACTACGGCTGCGGCCACAACGAGCTGAGCAACGGCAACGGCAACACCACCTACAGCGCGGGCAGCTGCTACGACGGCCACAACAGCAATAGGCTCAACGGCGACAATGGCGAGTGGTGGTGGCGGGCGCCGGTCGCCGCCGCGGTCGCGGCCGCGGCCGACGACGAGGCGCAGCGGCAGCGGCAGATCGTCGGCTTCGACGAGGACGAGGAGCTCTGGGCGTCGCTCGGCGACATGCTGTCGGTGAACCTGGCCTCGTAG